From Bradyrhizobium sp. NDS-1, the proteins below share one genomic window:
- a CDS encoding arylesterase, translating into MHIAVLMLALMTIATGASAQAQPAAKPIKLVVLGDSLSAGLGLPAQEAFPQKLQKALKAKGIAVDMTNAGVSGDTTSGGRDRLDWSVPEGTEGVIVELGANDALRGIDPDLTRAALTDIIQRLKARKIAVMLCGMLAPPNYGADYAARFNSIYPELAQKFDVPLYPFFLDAVAADAKLNQPDGIHPTAEGVDIIVGRIMPTVEAFIGTIAGQRS; encoded by the coding sequence ATGCACATAGCCGTGTTGATGCTCGCTTTGATGACGATTGCGACAGGCGCGTCGGCACAGGCACAGCCGGCGGCCAAGCCGATCAAGTTGGTGGTTCTCGGCGATTCCTTGAGTGCCGGTCTTGGCCTCCCGGCCCAGGAGGCGTTCCCCCAGAAACTACAAAAAGCCTTGAAAGCCAAAGGCATAGCCGTCGATATGACCAATGCCGGGGTGTCCGGCGACACCACCTCCGGCGGCCGCGACCGGCTCGACTGGTCGGTGCCCGAGGGAACCGAAGGCGTCATCGTCGAGCTCGGCGCCAACGATGCGCTGCGCGGCATCGATCCCGATTTGACGCGGGCCGCGCTCACCGACATCATCCAGCGGCTCAAGGCGCGCAAGATCGCGGTGATGCTATGCGGCATGCTGGCGCCGCCCAACTACGGCGCCGATTATGCCGCGCGCTTCAATTCGATTTATCCGGAGCTCGCGCAGAAATTCGACGTGCCGCTCTATCCGTTCTTCCTCGATGCCGTCGCCGCCGATGCCAAGCTCAACCAGCCTGATGGCATTCATCCGACCGCTGAAGGCGTCGACATCATCGTTGGCAGGATCATGCCCACCGTGGAGGCATTCATTGGCACGATCGCTGGGCAACGAAGTTGA
- a CDS encoding ABC transporter ATP-binding protein — protein MDTRIEPSSLAAAADTIAISNVNLSLGTGAARVHILKDISLRVASGETIGLIGPSGSGKSTLLMVMAGLERPDSGEVVVSGTPFNALDEDALARFRGRQVGIVFQSFHLIPTMTALENVAVPLELAGNPDAAKRAAQELQSVGLGDRLHHYPTQLSGGEQQRVALARALAPDPAILVADEPTGNLDEATGKQIVDLLFSKHAERGMTLVLVTHDSSLAHRCDRVIRLRSGRIDTQSAPA, from the coding sequence ATGGACACTCGCATCGAACCCTCTTCGCTCGCCGCTGCCGCGGACACCATCGCCATTTCCAACGTCAATCTCTCATTGGGTACGGGCGCGGCACGCGTTCACATCCTCAAGGATATCAGCTTGCGGGTCGCCTCGGGCGAGACGATCGGGCTGATCGGCCCGTCAGGCTCGGGCAAATCCACGCTGCTGATGGTGATGGCGGGGCTGGAGCGTCCTGATAGCGGAGAGGTGGTGGTCTCTGGCACGCCTTTCAATGCCCTCGACGAGGACGCGCTGGCCCGCTTCCGCGGCCGCCAGGTCGGCATCGTCTTCCAGTCCTTCCATCTGATTCCGACCATGACGGCGCTGGAGAACGTCGCGGTGCCGCTCGAACTCGCCGGCAATCCGGACGCCGCCAAGCGCGCGGCACAGGAGCTGCAATCGGTCGGGCTCGGTGATCGCCTGCATCATTATCCGACGCAGCTCTCGGGCGGCGAGCAGCAGCGCGTGGCGCTGGCCCGCGCGCTGGCGCCCGATCCCGCCATCCTCGTCGCGGACGAGCCGACCGGCAATCTCGACGAGGCCACGGGAAAGCAGATCGTCGACCTCCTGTTCAGCAAGCATGCCGAGCGCGGCATGACCTTGGTGCTGGTCACGCATGATTCCTCGCTCGCGCATCGCTGCGACCGCGTGATCCGGCTACGCTCGGGCCGCATCGACACGCAGTCGGCGCCGGCATGA
- the thpR gene encoding RNA 2',3'-cyclic phosphodiesterase, translating into MPRLFTGLEIPAEIGQSLSNLRGGLPGARWIDPENYHVTLRFIGDIDGVSANEIASMLFRVDRKPFEVKVQGLTSFGGRKPRAVVATIAPSKPLMELQAELERMMQRIGLNPEGRKFIPHVTLARLHDATDRDVADYLSLRGYFPSKAFMAERFVLFSSRASTGGGPYVVEDAYELCE; encoded by the coding sequence ATGCCGCGTTTGTTCACGGGTCTGGAAATTCCGGCCGAGATCGGCCAGTCGCTTTCCAACTTGAGGGGTGGCCTTCCCGGCGCCCGGTGGATCGATCCCGAAAATTATCACGTCACCCTGCGCTTCATCGGCGATATCGACGGCGTCTCCGCCAACGAGATCGCCTCGATGCTGTTTCGCGTCGATCGCAAGCCGTTCGAGGTGAAGGTGCAGGGGCTGACGAGTTTTGGCGGCCGCAAGCCGCGCGCAGTCGTTGCGACCATCGCACCGAGCAAGCCGCTGATGGAGTTGCAGGCCGAGCTCGAACGCATGATGCAGCGGATCGGTCTCAACCCGGAGGGGCGCAAGTTCATCCCGCACGTCACGCTGGCCCGGCTGCACGATGCCACCGACCGCGACGTCGCCGATTATCTCTCGCTGCGCGGCTACTTCCCGAGCAAGGCGTTCATGGCGGAGCGGTTTGTGCTGTTCTCATCGCGGGCTTCCACCGGCGGCGGGCCGTATGTGGTCGAGGACGCCTACGAGCTGTGTGAGTAG
- the zapE gene encoding cell division protein ZapE — MLSTPSSPFSEAYQAQIASGAIEPDAAQAEVAEAYAVLDQRLASYTPQRKQGLLARLFSSDKDEAPRGLYIHGEVGRGKTMLMDLFFQHSTVEHKRRAHFHEFMADVHERIYDYRQGIARGEIADGDVIALTANAIFEESWLLCFDEFHVTDIADAMILGRLFAKLFELGTVVVATSNVAPDDLYKGGLNRSLFLPFIRQITDHMDVARLDARTDFRLEKLQGVPMWLTPAGADADAALDRAWSRMSGGAKCRSRDISIKGRILHVPCSAHGVARFSFADLCEKPLGASDYLRLAHDYHTILVDHIPVMDLSQRNAAKRFITLIDALYDNAVKLMASADANPISLYLAHEGVEAMEFKRTASRLIEMSSESYLALAHGRKDSTASGSTKGLVET; from the coding sequence ATGCTCTCGACCCCAAGTTCCCCATTCAGCGAAGCCTATCAGGCCCAGATCGCTTCCGGCGCGATCGAGCCGGATGCCGCGCAGGCCGAGGTCGCCGAGGCCTATGCGGTGCTCGACCAGCGGCTCGCAAGCTATACGCCGCAACGCAAGCAGGGCCTGCTCGCCCGCCTGTTCAGCAGCGACAAGGACGAGGCGCCGCGCGGGCTCTACATCCATGGCGAGGTCGGCCGCGGCAAGACCATGCTGATGGACCTGTTCTTCCAGCACTCCACCGTCGAGCACAAGCGGCGCGCGCATTTCCACGAATTCATGGCCGACGTGCATGAGCGCATCTACGACTATCGCCAGGGCATCGCGCGCGGCGAGATCGCCGACGGCGACGTCATCGCGCTGACCGCGAATGCGATCTTCGAGGAGAGCTGGCTGCTCTGCTTCGACGAATTCCACGTCACCGACATCGCGGATGCGATGATCCTCGGGCGCCTGTTCGCCAAATTGTTCGAGCTCGGCACCGTCGTGGTCGCGACCTCCAACGTCGCCCCCGACGATCTCTACAAGGGCGGCCTCAACCGTTCGCTGTTCCTGCCCTTCATCAGGCAGATCACCGACCACATGGACGTTGCGCGGCTCGATGCGCGCACCGACTTCCGGCTGGAGAAGCTCCAGGGCGTGCCGATGTGGCTGACGCCGGCGGGCGCTGATGCGGACGCAGCTCTCGACCGGGCCTGGTCGCGGATGTCGGGCGGCGCCAAATGCCGCTCGCGCGATATTTCGATCAAGGGCCGGATCCTGCACGTGCCGTGCTCGGCTCACGGCGTGGCGCGGTTTTCGTTCGCCGATCTCTGCGAGAAGCCGCTGGGCGCATCCGACTACCTCAGGCTGGCGCACGATTACCACACCATCCTGGTCGACCATATTCCAGTGATGGATCTCTCCCAGCGCAATGCCGCCAAGCGCTTCATCACGCTGATCGACGCGCTCTATGACAATGCCGTGAAGCTGATGGCGTCGGCCGACGCCAATCCGATCTCGCTCTACCTCGCCCATGAGGGCGTTGAGGCCATGGAGTTCAAGCGCACCGCCTCGCGCCTGATCGAAATGAGCTCGGAATCCTATCTGGCGCTGGCTCACGGCCGCAAGGATTCCACCGCGAGCGGCTCCACCAAGGGTCTGGTGGAGACTTAA
- a CDS encoding DUF2794 domain-containing protein, which translates to MSLSEDADPSEQRAAARPAAATTQLNRVTFNRLELHRILNLYGRMVADGEWRDYAIDFLRDRAVFSVYRRASEVPIYRIEKDPRLARKQGMYSVISATGLILRRGHELERVLLVIDRKLAVV; encoded by the coding sequence ATGAGTCTGTCGGAGGATGCTGATCCGAGCGAGCAGCGGGCGGCGGCGCGTCCCGCCGCTGCGACGACGCAACTGAACCGAGTGACGTTCAACCGGCTCGAGCTGCACCGCATTCTCAATCTCTACGGCCGCATGGTCGCCGACGGCGAATGGCGCGACTATGCCATCGACTTCCTCAGGGACCGTGCCGTGTTCTCGGTCTATCGCCGTGCCTCGGAAGTGCCGATCTACCGCATCGAGAAGGATCCGCGGCTGGCGCGCAAGCAGGGCATGTACAGCGTGATCTCGGCGACCGGCCTGATCCTGCGCCGCGGTCACGAGTTGGAACGCGTGCTGCTGGTGATCGATCGCAAGCTGGCGGTGGTGTGA
- a CDS encoding DUF1223 domain-containing protein — MTTMTASHLVSRWSGALWSGAIGICAIVAVIRPAQADPRAVVELFTSQGCSSCPPADQIIGDLSKDPSIIALSMPIDYWDYLGWKDTLADSRFSARQRAYSRVRGDREVYTPQVVVNGSTHVVGSDRAGIENAIRKSDPGKGVMSVPVTMSLAGKQINVSVAASKEPAVSQGEVWICSIAKSVPIAITRGENRGQQVTYHNVVRNVLKVGDWTGRSESWTVPIENLTRDGVDGAVVYIQDGTRDRPGPMLGAAYTSLH, encoded by the coding sequence ATGACAACAATGACGGCTTCTCATCTGGTTTCACGTTGGTCCGGTGCCCTCTGGTCGGGAGCTATCGGCATCTGTGCGATCGTCGCCGTCATCCGTCCTGCACAGGCTGATCCCCGCGCCGTTGTCGAATTGTTTACCTCACAGGGCTGCTCCTCATGTCCGCCCGCCGACCAGATCATCGGTGATCTGTCCAAAGACCCGTCGATCATCGCGCTGAGCATGCCGATCGATTATTGGGACTATCTCGGTTGGAAGGACACGCTGGCGGATTCGCGCTTCTCTGCACGCCAGCGTGCGTATTCGCGCGTGCGCGGTGACCGCGAGGTCTACACGCCGCAGGTCGTGGTCAACGGCTCCACCCATGTCGTCGGCAGCGATCGTGCGGGCATCGAGAACGCGATCCGCAAGTCCGACCCGGGTAAGGGCGTGATGAGCGTGCCGGTGACGATGTCGCTCGCCGGCAAGCAGATCAACGTGTCGGTGGCCGCGAGCAAGGAGCCGGCAGTCTCGCAGGGCGAGGTCTGGATCTGCTCCATCGCCAAGTCGGTGCCGATCGCGATCACCCGCGGCGAGAATCGCGGGCAGCAGGTCACCTATCATAATGTGGTGCGCAACGTGCTCAAGGTCGGTGACTGGACCGGGCGTTCGGAAAGCTGGACGGTACCGATCGAGAACCTCACGCGCGACGGCGTCGATGGCGCGGTGGTCTATATCCAGGACGGCACTCGGGACAGGCCCGGCCCGATGCTGGGCGCGGCGTACACGTCGCTGCACTGA
- a CDS encoding GNAT family N-acetyltransferase, with protein MSAPEIRPTTEADLPAITAIYQQAVREGTATFELEPPDLAEMTRRYRVLIEGGYPYFVAMLEGRVAGYAYAGAYRPRPAYRFTVENSIYLDPSFHRRGVGSKLLERLITECEARGFRQMIAVIGDSANAGSIGVHTKGGFKMIGTHPNVGLKFGRWLDTVMMQRDLGEGASTVPK; from the coding sequence ATGTCCGCACCTGAAATCAGGCCCACGACCGAGGCCGACCTTCCCGCCATCACCGCCATCTACCAGCAGGCCGTCCGCGAGGGCACCGCGACGTTCGAGCTGGAGCCGCCCGACCTCGCAGAGATGACGCGCCGCTATCGCGTGCTGATCGAGGGCGGCTATCCCTATTTCGTCGCCATGCTGGAAGGACGCGTTGCCGGCTATGCCTATGCCGGTGCCTACCGTCCGCGCCCGGCCTATCGCTTCACGGTCGAGAACTCGATCTATCTCGATCCCTCCTTCCATCGCCGCGGTGTCGGCTCAAAGCTGCTGGAGCGGCTGATCACGGAATGCGAGGCGCGCGGCTTCCGCCAGATGATCGCGGTGATCGGCGATTCCGCCAATGCCGGCTCGATCGGCGTGCACACCAAAGGCGGCTTCAAGATGATCGGCACGCATCCCAATGTCGGGTTGAAATTCGGCCGCTGGCTGGACACGGTGATGATGCAGCGCGACCTCGGCGAGGGCGCAAGCACGGTGCCGAAATAG
- a CDS encoding ABC transporter permease translates to MSTAAEPFAKPGGVALSLRYALRELRGGLRGFYVFIACIALGVMAIAGVGSVSASLSDGLAREGRTLLGGDVSFVLFQREAKPEEVAFLRSRGTVSTAATLRGMARAADGQLALVEMKAVDDTYPMLGQLKLAPQLAMPDLLAERDGAFGAAADPTLLARLSLKTGDRVTIGAATFQIRSTVEAEPDKLAGGIGFGPRFLISEAGLRATGLIQPGSLVRWVYRVKLPDATNSERATEAFIADARNAAPQAGWEIRSRSNASPQLERNISRFTEFLTLVGLAALLVGGVGVANAVKSHIDRRLEVIAALKAVGATGRDVFGIYLAQVLLLAGIGSIIGLALGAAMPFAIVGLFGKLLPLPVVPAVHAGELALSFVYGLLTALAFGLWPLGRVHDVPVAALFRDTISSEWHRPRLGYLVFMGVVIALLVAVVIGLSFDKRIAAVFVASSVVVFALLRGIAVLLMGTARRLPRTRLPMLRLAIANIHRPGALTPSVVLSLGLGLAVLVTITQIDGNLRRQFLAALPDQAPSFFFIDIPSPQAEQFDLYLRQIAPGAKVEDVPMLRGRIVAARGVRAEELKPTTDSEWVLQSDRGLTYTGELPKGSKVVEGEWWSADYSGPPLVSMEKKIADGLGLKLGDEIVVNVLGRDIPAKIGNLRTIDWQGLGINFVLVFSPNAFKGAPHTHIATLTEAGGNAAGDGKIIKQVADAYPMVTSVRVREVMETVGSVVTNLALAIRGASAVTLISAILVLGGALAAGHRHRVYDAVILKTLGATRLRLLGAYALEYLLIGLATALFGVISGSIAAWMIVTRVMTLSFVWQAGSAAGVVMAALVVTVGLGLAGTLLALNKKPATVLRNL, encoded by the coding sequence ATGAGCACGGCGGCCGAACCCTTCGCCAAGCCGGGCGGCGTCGCGCTGTCGCTGCGTTATGCGCTGCGCGAATTGCGCGGGGGCCTGCGCGGCTTCTATGTCTTCATCGCCTGCATCGCGCTCGGCGTGATGGCAATCGCCGGCGTCGGCTCGGTGTCGGCCAGCCTCTCCGACGGCCTTGCCCGCGAGGGCCGCACGCTGCTCGGCGGCGACGTCTCCTTCGTGCTGTTCCAGCGCGAAGCGAAACCTGAGGAGGTCGCTTTCCTGCGCTCGCGCGGCACGGTGTCGACCGCCGCCACCTTGCGCGGCATGGCGCGCGCGGCCGATGGCCAGCTCGCGCTGGTCGAGATGAAGGCGGTCGACGACACCTATCCGATGCTCGGCCAGCTCAAGCTTGCGCCGCAGCTGGCGATGCCCGATCTGCTTGCGGAACGTGACGGCGCCTTCGGCGCGGCCGCCGATCCGACGCTGCTGGCGCGGCTGTCGCTGAAGACCGGCGATCGCGTCACCATCGGCGCAGCGACCTTCCAGATCCGCAGCACGGTCGAAGCCGAGCCGGACAAGCTGGCCGGCGGCATCGGCTTCGGACCGCGCTTCCTGATCAGCGAGGCGGGCCTGCGCGCCACCGGCCTGATCCAGCCCGGCAGCCTGGTACGCTGGGTGTACCGGGTGAAGCTGCCTGATGCCACGAACAGCGAGCGCGCCACCGAAGCCTTCATCGCGGATGCGCGAAACGCAGCGCCGCAGGCCGGCTGGGAGATCCGCAGCCGCTCCAACGCGTCGCCGCAGCTCGAGCGCAACATCAGCCGGTTCACTGAGTTCCTGACCCTGGTCGGCCTCGCCGCGCTGCTGGTCGGCGGTGTCGGCGTGGCCAATGCCGTAAAGAGCCATATCGACCGGCGGCTCGAAGTGATCGCGGCCCTCAAGGCTGTCGGCGCCACCGGGCGCGACGTGTTCGGCATCTATCTGGCGCAGGTTCTCCTGCTGGCAGGCATTGGCTCGATCATCGGCCTCGCGCTCGGCGCCGCCATGCCCTTCGCCATCGTCGGCCTGTTCGGCAAGCTGCTGCCGCTGCCGGTGGTGCCGGCCGTGCATGCCGGCGAGCTCGCGCTGTCCTTCGTCTATGGCCTTTTGACCGCGCTCGCCTTCGGCCTGTGGCCGCTCGGACGGGTGCATGACGTGCCGGTGGCCGCCCTGTTCCGCGACACCATCAGCTCCGAATGGCACCGGCCGCGCCTGGGTTACCTCGTATTCATGGGCGTCGTGATCGCGCTGCTCGTCGCGGTCGTGATCGGGCTCTCGTTCGACAAGCGCATCGCCGCGGTGTTCGTGGCGTCCTCGGTCGTCGTGTTCGCTTTGCTGCGCGGCATCGCCGTCCTGCTGATGGGAACCGCCCGCCGGTTGCCGCGAACGCGGCTGCCGATGCTGCGTCTTGCGATCGCCAACATCCACCGCCCGGGCGCGCTGACGCCCTCGGTCGTGCTGTCGCTGGGCCTCGGGCTCGCGGTGCTCGTCACCATCACGCAGATCGACGGCAATCTGCGCCGGCAGTTCCTCGCAGCCCTCCCCGATCAGGCGCCCTCGTTCTTCTTCATCGACATCCCGAGCCCGCAGGCCGAGCAGTTCGACCTCTATCTGCGCCAGATCGCGCCGGGGGCGAAGGTCGAGGACGTGCCGATGCTGCGCGGACGAATCGTCGCGGCGCGCGGCGTTCGCGCCGAGGAGCTCAAGCCGACCACCGATTCCGAGTGGGTGCTGCAGAGCGATCGCGGCCTGACCTACACCGGCGAACTGCCGAAGGGTTCCAAAGTGGTCGAGGGCGAATGGTGGAGCGCGGACTATTCCGGCCCGCCGCTGGTCTCGATGGAGAAGAAGATCGCCGACGGATTGGGCCTCAAACTCGGCGACGAGATCGTGGTCAATGTGCTCGGCCGCGACATTCCGGCCAAAATCGGCAATCTGCGCACCATCGACTGGCAGGGACTCGGCATCAACTTCGTTCTCGTGTTCTCGCCGAACGCCTTCAAGGGCGCGCCGCATACCCATATCGCAACCCTGACCGAAGCCGGCGGCAATGCGGCAGGCGACGGCAAGATCATCAAGCAGGTCGCCGACGCCTACCCGATGGTGACGAGCGTGCGGGTGCGCGAGGTGATGGAGACGGTCGGCTCGGTGGTGACCAATCTGGCGCTGGCGATTCGCGGCGCGAGCGCCGTGACCCTGATCTCGGCGATCCTGGTGCTGGGCGGGGCGCTCGCCGCCGGCCATCGCCACCGGGTCTATGATGCGGTGATCCTGAAGACGCTGGGCGCGACGCGACTGCGGCTGCTGGGCGCCTATGCGCTCGAATATCTCCTGATCGGGCTCGCCACCGCATTGTTCGGCGTGATCTCCGGCAGCATCGCGGCCTGGATGATCGTGACGCGGGTGATGACGCTGAGCTTCGTCTGGCAGGCCGGCAGCGCGGCGGGCGTTGTGATGGCTGCCCTGGTCGTCACCGTCGGGCTCGGGCTCGCCGGCACGCTGCTGGCATTGAACAAAAAGCCCGCGACGGTGTTGCGGAATTTGTGA
- a CDS encoding Bax inhibitor-1/YccA family protein, whose amino-acid sequence MSDLDRNYASPFGRAAGRVDAATVDAGLRAYMLRIYNYMSIGLAITGLAALGVYMAAVTDVPTADAVRVGKLFLTPFGYAMFVSPLKWLFMLAPLAMVFVISAGINRLAPSTAQILFWVFAALMGISLSSIFLVFTHTSIVRVFFITAATFGALSLYGYTTKRDLTAMGSFLFMGLIGIVIASLVNLFLASSMLQFIVSVVGVLVFSGLTAWDTQRLKNDYIYGYSSAGGEVAERAAITGALSLYLNFINLFTLLLQLLGQRE is encoded by the coding sequence ATGTCGGACCTAGACCGTAACTACGCTTCTCCTTTCGGCAGGGCCGCCGGGCGTGTTGACGCCGCGACGGTCGATGCCGGCCTGCGCGCCTATATGCTGCGCATCTACAACTACATGAGCATTGGCCTGGCCATCACCGGCCTGGCCGCGCTCGGCGTCTACATGGCCGCCGTGACCGACGTTCCGACGGCGGACGCGGTTCGCGTCGGCAAGCTGTTCCTGACGCCGTTCGGCTATGCGATGTTCGTGAGCCCCCTCAAGTGGCTGTTCATGCTGGCGCCGCTCGCGATGGTGTTCGTGATCTCGGCGGGCATCAACCGTCTCGCGCCTTCGACCGCCCAGATCCTGTTCTGGGTGTTCGCGGCACTGATGGGTATCTCGCTGTCGTCGATCTTCCTGGTGTTCACGCACACCTCGATCGTGCGGGTGTTCTTCATCACCGCGGCGACCTTCGGTGCGCTCAGCCTCTACGGGTACACCACCAAGCGTGACCTGACCGCCATGGGCTCGTTCCTGTTCATGGGCCTGATCGGCATCGTCATCGCCAGCCTGGTGAACCTGTTCCTGGCGAGCTCGATGCTGCAGTTCATCGTGTCGGTGGTCGGCGTGCTGGTGTTCTCGGGCCTCACCGCCTGGGATACGCAGCGGCTGAAGAACGACTACATCTACGGCTATTCCTCGGCCGGCGGTGAGGTCGCGGAGCGTGCAGCCATCACCGGCGCGCTGTCGCTGTACCTGAACTTCATCAACCTGTTCACGCTGCTGCTGCAGCTCCTCGGCCAGCGCGAGTAA